DNA from Desulfonatronum sp. SC1:
TCATGGGCGATGTCCAAGACTTGATCGATGATCCCGCCGGACGGGGGATTTTCATCGGGTCTGAACTGGCCGGGAGGCTCGGGTTGCGGGTCGGTTCAGAGGTGAATCTGCTTTCGCCGGCTGGTCAGCGTTCCGCGGCTGGCTTTGCCCCCAGCGTGGAAGCTTTCGTGGTCCGGGGGGTGTTCCGTACCGGAATGTACGAATACGACTCATCCCTGGCTTACGTGACCATTCCGGCGGCCCAGTCCATTCTGGGGTTTCGCGGCGACTTGGTCACCGGTCTGGAAGTTCGGTTGCGCGATGTGGACGCCGCGCCGCGGGTCGCTCAGGAACTGGAACGGACCTTGGGCGGCTTTCCCTTGCAGGTTCGGACATGGATGGAAATGAACCAGAATCTTTTCGCCGCGCTCAAGCTGGAAAAGGCGGCCATGTTCGTGATTCTGGTGATGATCGTCCTGGTCGGCTCCTTCAGCATCATCACCACGTTGGTGATGCTGGTCATGGAGAAGACCCGGGACATCGCCATTATGGCCTCCATGGGCGCGGGGCCGAGACGGATCGCCCGGATTTTCATCTTCCTGGGCACGATCATCGGGGCCTTGGGCACGAGCCTGGGCTTCGCCATCGGTTTGCTGCTCTGCTTTCTGCTCCAGCGCTATCAATTCATTCAGCTGCCCATGGACGTCTATTACCTGGATCACCTCCCTGTGCAGCTCCAATGGACGGACATGACCATCATCGCCCTGG
Protein-coding regions in this window:
- a CDS encoding lipoprotein-releasing ABC transporter permease subunit; this translates as MRFERFIALRYLLTWGNHAFISVISWVSVLGVALGVAALIVVLGVMNGFSNELRDKILGVNAHIVVTSLEGVIRDYDRLNEQARSVSGVVGAMPFVYSEVMLSTSMGVKGVVLRGIDPAAAHGVITLSRDLIMGDVQDLIDDPAGRGIFIGSELAGRLGLRVGSEVNLLSPAGQRSAAGFAPSVEAFVVRGVFRTGMYEYDSSLAYVTIPAAQSILGFRGDLVTGLEVRLRDVDAAPRVAQELERTLGGFPLQVRTWMEMNQNLFAALKLEKAAMFVILVMIVLVGSFSIITTLVMLVMEKTRDIAIMASMGAGPRRIARIFIFLGTIIGALGTSLGFAIGLLLCFLLQRYQFIQLPMDVYYLDHLPVQLQWTDMTIIALAAMGMCFLATLYPARQASRLQPAEALRYE